The following proteins are encoded in a genomic region of Leptotrichia sp. OH3620_COT-345:
- a CDS encoding DUF2207 domain-containing protein has protein sequence MWNLKEKRLKNIFTVIFISIVFFVFKGEILKAEVIKNYNVIILINKDSTLSVNEIIDYELEEWKHGIYRDIPLKSKKNGLDINKSFVKMNSIFRNGNPEEYSVENFVDGIRYKVGSADRYVDVGINRYEFNYVIYNAVFEKDGIYQVYYNAIGQFWRVPIEKANITVKFADNLKIEKNEISKLEINTGSYGEKLQNYNVLENNGEINITTKEKLSPDSGLTFLLNLKTDKISPTLLDKLKLIYYTNPILIIGPILLFLLTVYAFVTWMFFGRDPARKAIIPEFNTPKDMSAMFTAYINGVRDPKEILSIGIFSLLSKGFIIAEDTEGNVQNVKYNKVIEDSRKLYKEETRLLNALSSNENDIFSDGEALYKAGNTILKDLSDKYNNMVYKHNYGFLIPFFLVIPVFFILMFKGTRINQSNIFSFIVVFYIGGVFISILGSILKTIGKIPLIIGVCIVIFIVSLSMGVEFLIFSVYYVSLLLSYMKLIGKYTNEGLRKKEYLNGMKMYIKTAEENQIKKFNDIDELVNYFRDILPFAIALGVKNEAVNLMKRSIKLYNFEEAEQYINHRVYAPSYYNYELTRSLSREYNKVQEKIFQEKFSSSRSSSGGNFGGGGFSGGGGFSGGGSGGGGGGSW, from the coding sequence ATGTGGAATTTAAAAGAGAAAAGATTAAAAAATATTTTTACGGTAATATTTATATCTATAGTGTTTTTTGTATTTAAAGGAGAGATTTTAAAAGCTGAAGTTATAAAAAATTATAATGTTATAATTCTGATAAATAAAGATTCAACATTATCTGTAAATGAAATAATAGATTATGAGCTTGAAGAATGGAAACATGGAATTTATAGGGATATTCCTTTGAAAAGTAAAAAAAACGGTTTGGACATTAATAAATCTTTTGTTAAAATGAATTCCATTTTTAGAAATGGTAATCCGGAAGAATACTCTGTTGAAAATTTTGTTGACGGGATAAGATACAAAGTAGGCTCAGCAGACAGATATGTAGATGTAGGTATTAACAGATATGAATTTAACTATGTTATTTATAATGCAGTATTTGAAAAAGACGGAATATATCAAGTATATTATAATGCTATAGGGCAGTTTTGGAGAGTACCTATTGAAAAAGCAAATATAACTGTAAAATTTGCTGATAATTTGAAAATAGAAAAGAATGAAATTTCAAAACTGGAGATTAATACAGGAAGTTACGGTGAAAAACTTCAAAATTATAATGTACTGGAAAATAATGGAGAAATCAATATTACCACAAAAGAAAAACTCTCTCCTGACAGCGGACTTACATTTTTACTAAATTTGAAAACGGATAAAATAAGCCCGACACTTTTAGATAAACTGAAACTTATATATTATACAAATCCTATACTTATTATAGGACCTATTTTACTTTTTTTACTTACTGTATATGCTTTTGTAACATGGATGTTTTTTGGAAGGGATCCTGCCCGAAAAGCGATAATTCCGGAGTTTAATACACCTAAAGATATGTCGGCCATGTTTACAGCATATATAAACGGGGTAAGAGACCCTAAAGAGATATTGAGTATAGGGATATTTTCACTTCTGTCAAAAGGATTTATAATTGCAGAAGATACGGAAGGTAACGTACAAAATGTCAAATATAATAAAGTTATAGAAGATAGCAGAAAACTGTATAAAGAGGAAACGAGACTTTTAAATGCACTGTCTTCAAATGAAAATGACATTTTCAGTGATGGAGAAGCACTTTACAAAGCAGGAAATACAATTTTAAAAGATTTAAGTGATAAATACAATAATATGGTTTATAAACATAATTATGGATTTTTAATACCGTTTTTTCTTGTAATACCCGTATTTTTTATTTTAATGTTTAAGGGAACGAGGATAAACCAGTCTAATATTTTTTCATTCATAGTAGTGTTTTATATAGGGGGTGTATTTATTTCCATATTAGGTTCTATATTAAAAACAATAGGGAAAATCCCGTTAATAATAGGAGTATGCATAGTAATATTTATAGTATCTTTAAGTATGGGTGTAGAGTTTCTAATATTTTCAGTATATTATGTATCACTGTTATTAAGTTACATGAAACTTATAGGGAAATATACAAATGAGGGCTTAAGAAAAAAAGAATATCTGAACGGAATGAAAATGTACATAAAAACTGCAGAAGAAAATCAGATTAAGAAGTTTAATGATATAGATGAATTAGTGAATTATTTTAGAGACATTCTTCCTTTTGCAATAGCATTGGGAGTAAAAAATGAAGCTGTGAATCTTATGAAAAGATCTATAAAATTGTACAATTTTGAAGAAGCGGAACAGTATATAAATCATAGAGTGTATGCTCCTTCATATTATAATTACGAGTTGACGAGGTCGTTATCGAGGGAATATAATAAGGTACAGGAAAAAATATTTCAAGAGAAGTTCAGTTCTTCAAGAAGCTCAAGCGGAGGAAATTTTGGCGGCGGCGGATTTTCAGGAGGAGGAGGGTTCTCAGGTGGCGGTTCCGGCGGTGGCGGTGGCGGAAGTTGGTAA
- a CDS encoding lipopolysaccharide assembly protein LapB: MKKLFILGIIALLISFNIFSEEVSSEELFNKGLKYHTEKNYKEAENFYKQSFLKKEDGDTAYNLGVLYDTLKDMKQAEKYYKEAVKLGQNKAYYKLGYMYSSRKNKNLAIENYKKSVEKTKNVDAMYNLGLIYGELSQKNEAIKYFQMAADNGDRDAYYNLGNLYEEMGNRVFAEKNYKIAADKFGSAEAAYNLGVLYEKANDNKNAVRYFEKALSKGINGIYYRLGLLYDEAKDVKKAENYYKLAVDKEKDDTAAYNLAVLYEKSGKLQEAEKYFLSAYNKNKTGKAALNLGTVYEKQKKYDLAEKYYKEAINMGEKRKASYNLIYLYQEQNQGEKAANILKTMDGVNEDPELLYNIALSYDMSGNKVEAEKYYLKSIEKGKLAKGVNNLAVLYYEQKKLQESVKYYKSLVDDYGMNENAYNTGLIYSQLKQPKEAIKYFEIALNKVGNKKALYNLGVSYYDLGDKKTAKKYLKQASDNGDKDARLMLDGME; this comes from the coding sequence ATGAAAAAATTATTTATTTTAGGAATAATAGCATTACTCATATCATTTAATATATTTTCCGAGGAAGTATCTTCTGAGGAATTATTTAATAAAGGATTGAAATATCACACTGAAAAAAATTATAAAGAAGCTGAAAATTTTTATAAGCAATCATTTTTAAAAAAAGAAGATGGGGATACAGCATATAATCTCGGAGTTTTGTATGATACTTTGAAAGATATGAAACAAGCTGAAAAATATTATAAAGAAGCAGTAAAATTGGGTCAAAATAAGGCATATTATAAATTGGGATATATGTATTCAAGCCGTAAAAATAAAAATCTTGCAATTGAAAATTATAAAAAATCGGTAGAAAAAACTAAAAATGTAGATGCGATGTATAATTTAGGTTTGATATATGGGGAGTTAAGTCAGAAAAATGAAGCAATAAAATATTTTCAGATGGCTGCTGATAATGGAGATAGAGATGCTTATTACAATTTAGGAAATTTATATGAAGAAATGGGAAATAGGGTTTTTGCTGAAAAAAATTATAAAATTGCAGCTGATAAGTTTGGCAGTGCTGAAGCCGCTTATAATCTCGGAGTATTATATGAAAAGGCAAATGATAATAAAAATGCAGTAAGGTATTTTGAAAAGGCATTATCAAAAGGTATAAATGGAATATATTATAGACTGGGACTTTTATATGATGAAGCAAAAGATGTTAAAAAAGCGGAAAATTATTATAAACTTGCAGTGGATAAGGAAAAAGATGATACGGCCGCTTATAATCTTGCTGTACTTTATGAAAAATCAGGAAAATTACAGGAAGCTGAAAAATATTTTTTGAGTGCTTACAATAAAAATAAAACGGGAAAAGCAGCTCTTAATTTGGGAACAGTTTATGAAAAACAGAAAAAATATGATTTGGCTGAAAAATATTATAAAGAAGCTATAAATATGGGAGAAAAGCGGAAAGCCTCATATAATTTGATTTATCTTTATCAGGAACAAAATCAGGGAGAAAAAGCGGCAAATATATTAAAAACAATGGATGGAGTAAATGAAGATCCTGAATTGCTTTATAATATAGCTCTTTCTTATGATATGTCAGGGAATAAGGTAGAGGCTGAAAAGTACTATTTGAAATCAATAGAAAAAGGAAAACTTGCTAAAGGAGTAAATAATCTTGCAGTACTTTACTATGAACAGAAAAAATTACAAGAATCGGTGAAATATTACAAGTCTCTTGTAGATGATTACGGAATGAATGAAAATGCTTATAATACGGGATTGATATATTCTCAATTAAAACAGCCTAAAGAAGCTATAAAATATTTTGAGATAGCATTAAATAAAGTAGGAAATAAAAAAGCTCTTTATAATTTAGGAGTTTCTTATTATGATCTTGGAGATAAGAAAACTGCAAAAAAATATTTAAAACAAGCGTCAGATAATGGTGATAAGGATGCTCGTTTAATGCTTGACGGAATGGAATAA
- a CDS encoding outer membrane beta-barrel protein: MKKALVGLFLVLGVASFANSKIELKGAWDFGGKYHFENSSIKAKGNVGEVGAEYRYEVIPGLEIGGGSAFQFHKKLKHNKGSLYNSVPVYATAKYNFDTDSSIKPYVKGDLGYSINTDKAKDGLYYGVGGGVKFNNFNVDVMFKENKGKYSIGKTDYKADYRRVSLGLGYDFNLGY; encoded by the coding sequence ATGAAAAAAGCATTAGTTGGACTGTTCTTAGTTTTAGGAGTTGCTTCTTTTGCAAATAGTAAAATTGAACTTAAAGGAGCTTGGGACTTTGGAGGAAAATATCATTTTGAAAATTCTTCAATAAAAGCAAAGGGAAATGTCGGTGAAGTAGGAGCCGAATACAGATATGAAGTTATTCCGGGACTTGAAATAGGAGGAGGTTCAGCGTTCCAATTCCACAAAAAATTAAAACATAACAAAGGTTCTTTATATAATTCAGTACCTGTATACGCTACTGCAAAATACAATTTTGACACTGATTCAAGTATAAAACCTTATGTAAAAGGAGATTTAGGATACTCTATAAATACCGACAAAGCCAAAGATGGACTATACTACGGTGTAGGAGGAGGAGTTAAATTCAATAATTTTAACGTTGATGTTATGTTCAAAGAAAACAAAGGAAAATACAGTATAGGAAAAACTGACTACAAAGCTGATTATAGAAGAGTTTCTCTTGGCTTAGGTTATGATTTTAATTTAGGTTACTAA
- a CDS encoding haloacid dehalogenase-like hydrolase has protein sequence MSKRLLSCFASDFEKMTKDELKLAIKASEGRTVLSENIVTQEPFAHGITNSEVARAFGADLILLNTFNVNKPFIWNLPETDEPIKLLKKLIGRPVGVNLEPVDTEAEMLETLELIDEGRIACENSLKNADNLGFDFICLTGNPATGVTNKKIANAIKLAKKHFGGLIIAGKMHGSGVDESIVDLKAINEFISNGADIIMVPAVGTVPGFTQNELIETVKYIKKRNCLVMSAIGTSQESGRKELIREIALMNKIAGVDIQHTGDGSHSGISPYENIFELSLALRGSRHTVRMIAGSNNR, from the coding sequence ATGTCCAAAAGATTACTCAGCTGCTTTGCAAGCGATTTTGAAAAAATGACTAAAGATGAGCTTAAACTGGCAATAAAAGCAAGCGAGGGAAGAACTGTCCTCTCTGAAAATATTGTTACTCAAGAACCATTTGCACACGGTATTACAAATAGTGAGGTAGCAAGAGCTTTCGGGGCAGACCTCATCTTGCTGAATACTTTTAATGTAAACAAACCTTTTATATGGAATCTTCCGGAAACCGACGAACCTATCAAACTTCTTAAAAAGCTCATAGGAAGACCTGTAGGGGTAAACCTTGAACCTGTAGATACTGAAGCTGAAATGCTTGAAACTTTAGAACTTATTGATGAAGGACGTATCGCCTGTGAAAACTCTCTTAAAAATGCCGATAATTTAGGTTTTGATTTCATATGTTTGACAGGAAATCCCGCTACAGGAGTTACAAATAAAAAAATTGCCAATGCAATAAAACTTGCAAAAAAACATTTCGGAGGACTCATAATAGCCGGAAAAATGCACGGTTCAGGAGTTGACGAATCAATTGTCGATCTAAAGGCGATTAATGAATTTATAAGTAATGGTGCTGATATTATAATGGTTCCTGCCGTAGGTACCGTTCCCGGATTTACACAAAACGAATTAATTGAAACAGTAAAATATATTAAAAAAAGAAATTGCCTTGTTATGTCGGCAATAGGTACAAGTCAAGAAAGCGGGAGAAAAGAACTTATAAGAGAAATCGCTCTTATGAATAAAATCGCAGGGGTTGATATCCAACATACAGGAGACGGAAGCCATTCGGGAATTTCCCCTTATGAAAATATTTTTGAGCTTTCCCTTGCATTACGAGGTTCAAGACATACCGTTCGTATGATTGCCGGATCTAATAACAGATAA
- the coaE gene encoding dephospho-CoA kinase (Dephospho-CoA kinase (CoaE) performs the final step in coenzyme A biosynthesis.), with translation MIIGLTGGIGTGKSTVAEILRKKGIPVVDTDIISREVILYPEVIEKVVENFGNEVLENTSANESGNFGKKKISRNKLGQIVFKDEKKVSILNSIMHPLIIKIMKERMESLKKTYKIIVVDVPLLFEINLEKEFDIILLIYSDKNTQVSRIMQRDKRTKKEALNIINSQMDIDEKKKKSDYIIKNSGNLEELNSEVEKFLENLG, from the coding sequence ATGATAATAGGATTAACAGGGGGGATAGGTACAGGGAAAAGTACTGTGGCGGAAATATTAAGGAAAAAAGGAATTCCCGTTGTAGATACTGATATTATTTCAAGGGAAGTTATCTTATATCCTGAAGTTATTGAAAAAGTAGTTGAGAATTTTGGAAATGAAGTGTTGGAGAATACATCAGCAAACGAATCTGGAAACTTTGGGAAAAAGAAAATATCAAGAAATAAATTAGGACAAATAGTATTCAAAGATGAAAAAAAGGTGAGTATATTAAACTCTATAATGCATCCCTTGATTATAAAAATAATGAAAGAAAGAATGGAAAGTTTAAAAAAAACATATAAAATAATAGTTGTAGATGTACCCTTACTATTTGAAATTAATCTTGAAAAAGAGTTTGACATTATTTTACTCATATATTCTGATAAAAATACACAGGTTTCAAGGATTATGCAAAGAGATAAAAGAACTAAAAAAGAAGCTTTGAACATTATAAATTCACAGATGGATATAGATGAAAAAAAGAAAAAAAGTGATTATATAATAAAGAACAGCGGTAATTTAGAAGAACTGAACAGTGAAGTGGAAAAGTTTCTGGAAAATTTGGGATGA
- a CDS encoding Cof-type HAD-IIB family hydrolase, translating to MYNVVVSDLDGTLLNSDQEVSEISKKVIRKLMEKGIKFYIATGRAYPDAKNIMKSIGIKIPLISANGAVINNAEGKEVYRNNLDEKYRNIILDIDYLAVSDLIHINIYSQNRWFLTDKERKVNPFEEEPEYMYEVITQEEAKKKDVTKIFYIGPHKDLLKLEKIILDKTNGEVNIAFTHPECLEIFDIGVTKANAIKKLGEIEGFSFEDIVAFGDGFNDYEMLKSVKKGYIMKNAHYTLKAALPKLEIVSSNSRNGVANKLVELYNLKMED from the coding sequence ATGTACAATGTTGTGGTGAGTGACTTAGATGGTACATTGTTAAATTCAGATCAGGAAGTGTCTGAAATCTCAAAAAAAGTTATTAGAAAATTAATGGAAAAAGGGATAAAATTTTATATAGCTACAGGAAGGGCGTATCCTGATGCTAAAAATATAATGAAATCCATAGGAATAAAAATACCTCTCATATCTGCAAACGGTGCAGTTATAAACAATGCTGAAGGAAAAGAAGTGTATAGAAATAATCTTGATGAGAAATATAGAAATATAATTCTGGATATAGACTATTTGGCAGTATCCGATTTGATACATATAAATATTTATAGTCAAAATAGATGGTTTTTAACAGATAAGGAAAGAAAAGTAAATCCTTTTGAAGAAGAGCCCGAATATATGTATGAAGTGATTACACAGGAAGAAGCCAAAAAAAAGGATGTAACTAAAATATTTTATATAGGACCTCATAAAGATTTACTTAAACTTGAAAAAATAATACTTGATAAGACTAATGGAGAAGTAAATATAGCATTTACACATCCTGAATGTCTTGAAATATTTGATATAGGGGTAACTAAAGCAAATGCCATAAAAAAACTCGGAGAAATTGAAGGATTTTCATTTGAAGATATAGTAGCGTTTGGAGACGGATTCAATGATTATGAAATGCTGAAATCAGTTAAAAAAGGTTATATTATGAAAAATGCTCATTACACATTAAAGGCTGCATTGCCTAAACTTGAAATTGTTTCAAGTAATTCAAGAAACGGAGTTGCAAATAAACTGGTAGAGTTGTATAATTTAAAAATGGAAGATTAA
- a CDS encoding LCP family protein: protein MKKILLIVVLACLGWLSIPFNVLILGSDARPYEPLKGSRSDGIILLKVTPLMAKIQMVSIPRDTYTEIPCEKGGRSDKINHSFAYGGKECTVKAVEKLLDTKINYSVLFRFDDVITLTDIIGGVNIVANHSFTQDSQKFVEGHTYNIKGERALAYTRHRKTDSAFKRDERQRQVIQSIAKKLVSPSGWHYIPGVYSYMEEKMEIFFNPLKAVSILPAILINKSNFNQQEIKGDGKMINGVWYFMPEQKSLNEAKKNFKIYI from the coding sequence ATGAAAAAAATATTATTAATAGTAGTTTTGGCATGTTTAGGTTGGTTGAGCATTCCTTTTAATGTATTAATTTTAGGAAGTGATGCACGACCTTATGAGCCTTTGAAAGGTTCGAGAAGTGACGGGATAATACTTCTTAAAGTGACTCCTCTTATGGCAAAAATTCAGATGGTATCAATTCCGAGAGATACATATACGGAAATTCCATGTGAAAAAGGTGGAAGATCTGATAAAATCAATCATTCTTTTGCTTATGGAGGAAAAGAATGTACAGTAAAAGCAGTTGAAAAGTTGCTTGACACAAAAATAAATTACAGTGTGCTGTTCAGATTTGATGATGTTATAACTTTAACTGATATAATCGGGGGAGTGAATATAGTAGCAAATCACTCTTTTACACAGGACAGTCAGAAGTTTGTCGAAGGACATACATACAATATTAAAGGAGAAAGAGCGTTAGCATACACACGTCATAGAAAAACTGACAGTGCTTTTAAAAGAGATGAAAGACAAAGACAAGTTATACAAAGTATTGCAAAAAAACTTGTTTCACCGTCAGGATGGCATTATATTCCTGGAGTGTATTCGTATATGGAGGAAAAAATGGAAATATTTTTTAATCCTTTAAAAGCTGTATCAATTCTTCCTGCCATATTAATAAATAAATCGAATTTCAATCAACAGGAAATAAAAGGTGACGGAAAAATGATAAATGGAGTATGGTATTTTATGCCTGAGCAGAAATCTTTAAATGAAGCGAAAAAAAATTTTAAAATTTATATTTAA
- the yihA gene encoding ribosome biogenesis GTP-binding protein YihA/YsxC, with the protein MEIKKSEFVKSAVYERDYPEKKGIEFSFIGRSNVGKSSLINSLTNRRNLARTSKTPGRTQLINYFLIDDNIYFVDLPGYGFAKVPETVKKNWGNTIETYLKSERDKVVFLLFDLRRVPSNEDMEMLRWLEYYDIEYYIIFTKTDKLSNNEKFRQMKEIKKKLEFSSEDVFFYSALKNTGKEELTEFIYEKVMKYNKNKGKKE; encoded by the coding sequence TTGGAAATAAAAAAATCCGAATTTGTAAAATCGGCAGTTTATGAAAGAGATTATCCTGAAAAAAAAGGAATCGAATTTTCTTTTATCGGGAGATCCAATGTAGGGAAATCCTCTCTTATAAATTCTTTGACAAACAGAAGGAATTTAGCGAGAACAAGTAAAACACCGGGAAGAACTCAGCTTATAAATTATTTTTTAATAGATGATAATATTTATTTTGTAGATTTACCCGGCTACGGTTTTGCAAAAGTTCCTGAAACTGTTAAGAAAAATTGGGGAAATACTATAGAAACTTATTTAAAGTCTGAAAGAGATAAAGTTGTATTTTTACTTTTTGATTTAAGAAGAGTTCCGTCAAATGAAGATATGGAAATGTTAAGATGGTTGGAATATTACGATATAGAATATTACATTATTTTTACCAAAACTGATAAACTATCCAATAATGAAAAATTTCGACAGATGAAAGAAATAAAAAAGAAATTGGAATTTAGCAGTGAAGATGTCTTTTTCTATTCGGCACTTAAAAATACGGGAAAAGAAGAGCTAACTGAATTTATATATGAAAAAGTAATGAAATATAATAAAAATAAAGGAAAAAAGGAGTGA
- a CDS encoding nucleotidyltransferase family protein, giving the protein MRVGIVAEYNPFHNGHLYQINKIKEKFGKDIFLIAVISGDFVQRGEISFLNKWEKTEISLENGIDLVVELPLYYSIQNAEIFSKMATKILDYMEVDMQIFGAEEENIEILEKIVDIQSEENYKKKLMYYMKKGNSYSAAQKLLLKELGYDDIVKPNNILGLEYIRTMKKNKLKIKPYIIKREISEYNELEIEKERKSIASATFIRNKIENNESGVDLERIKKFVPNNTYKILKEKTLKKKKIKREILKDEVFKIVKYKFLTYSKKEIIKIYDTSEEIYARIYNGLKKSLNYEEFVKNVKSRNFSIKRIERIMMNILLNIRRKSINYKIDYVRVLGFNDKGRKYLKNINKNLGKKIFVNWKDIDKNDNINREKINIEKNGFLIKELLSGEKEKLNPLVKTGQEEK; this is encoded by the coding sequence ATGAGAGTGGGAATTGTTGCTGAGTATAATCCGTTTCATAACGGACATTTATACCAGATAAATAAAATAAAAGAAAAATTTGGGAAAGATATATTTTTGATTGCGGTTATAAGTGGAGATTTTGTTCAGAGAGGTGAGATATCTTTTTTAAACAAGTGGGAAAAAACGGAAATTTCTCTCGAAAACGGAATTGATCTTGTGGTTGAACTTCCTCTTTATTATTCAATTCAAAACGCGGAAATTTTTTCAAAAATGGCAACAAAGATTCTTGATTATATGGAAGTAGATATGCAAATTTTCGGTGCTGAAGAAGAGAATATAGAAATACTTGAGAAAATTGTAGATATCCAGTCTGAAGAGAATTATAAAAAAAAGTTGATGTATTATATGAAAAAAGGGAACAGCTATAGTGCAGCTCAGAAACTTCTTTTAAAGGAATTAGGATATGATGATATAGTTAAACCTAATAATATATTAGGGTTGGAATATATACGTACAATGAAAAAAAATAAATTGAAAATAAAACCGTACATTATAAAAAGGGAAATTTCAGAATATAATGAACTGGAAATAGAAAAAGAACGGAAAAGTATAGCAAGTGCCACATTTATAAGAAATAAAATAGAAAATAATGAAAGCGGAGTTGATTTAGAGAGAATAAAAAAGTTTGTTCCGAATAATACATATAAAATTTTAAAGGAGAAAACACTTAAAAAGAAAAAAATAAAAAGAGAAATTTTAAAAGATGAAGTTTTTAAAATAGTAAAATATAAATTTTTAACGTATTCAAAGAAAGAAATAATAAAAATATATGATACGTCAGAGGAAATTTATGCTAGAATATATAACGGTTTGAAAAAATCTTTAAATTATGAAGAATTTGTAAAAAATGTAAAATCAAGAAATTTTTCAATAAAGAGAATTGAAAGAATAATGATGAATATTCTTTTAAATATAAGGAGAAAATCTATAAATTACAAAATAGATTATGTAAGAGTTTTAGGTTTTAATGATAAAGGGCGTAAATACCTGAAAAATATAAATAAAAATTTAGGAAAGAAAATCTTTGTCAATTGGAAAGATATAGATAAAAATGATAATATAAATAGAGAAAAAATAAATATTGAAAAAAACGGATTTTTAATAAAAGAATTGCTGTCAGGGGAGAAAGAGAAACTTAATCCTTTGGTTAAAACGGGTCAGGAAGAAAAATAA
- a CDS encoding LemA family protein has translation MFIVILGIIGLSILIGIGAYNKYIKLKNLNEEGWSGIEIYLQKRLDLIPNLVNTVKGYAVHEKETLENVVKLRSQMMSIDTKDIDNIEKIQKIENELTKTLRSIMMLQENYPDLKANENFLSLQSQLSQIETEIQSSRKYYNGTARDRNTFVETFPNNIIGGFLGFKKAEFFNAAEGAERVPEVKF, from the coding sequence ATGTTTATAGTAATTTTAGGGATAATTGGACTTTCAATTTTAATAGGAATAGGAGCATATAATAAATATATCAAATTGAAGAATCTTAATGAAGAAGGTTGGAGCGGTATAGAGATTTATCTTCAGAAAAGGCTGGATTTGATACCTAATCTTGTAAATACTGTGAAAGGTTATGCGGTACATGAAAAAGAAACTCTGGAGAATGTAGTGAAGCTTAGAAGTCAAATGATGTCCATAGATACAAAGGATATTGATAATATCGAAAAAATTCAGAAAATTGAAAATGAACTCACAAAAACATTGAGGTCAATTATGATGTTACAGGAAAACTATCCTGATTTGAAAGCTAATGAAAATTTTTTAAGTTTACAGTCTCAGTTATCACAGATAGAAACTGAAATACAAAGTTCAAGAAAATATTACAATGGAACTGCAAGAGATAGAAATACGTTTGTTGAAACTTTTCCTAATAATATTATCGGGGGATTTTTGGGATTTAAGAAAGCTGAATTTTTTAATGCAGCTGAAGGTGCTGAAAGAGTACCCGAAGTTAAGTTTTAA
- a CDS encoding cupin domain-containing protein: protein MFGTVKSEQGLIFSGNNFKVVKKILKKEEIIPSHNHEEEEIVFSVLKGKMEMFLNDTEKHILVPGDILRFDGVNFIKGSALENSEINVTLIKK from the coding sequence ATGTTCGGAACAGTGAAAAGTGAACAAGGCTTAATATTTAGCGGGAATAATTTTAAAGTGGTCAAGAAAATTTTGAAAAAAGAGGAAATAATTCCTTCACATAATCATGAAGAAGAAGAAATAGTGTTTTCAGTTTTAAAAGGAAAAATGGAAATGTTTTTAAATGATACTGAAAAACATATTCTTGTACCGGGAGATATATTAAGATTTGACGGTGTAAACTTTATAAAAGGAAGTGCATTGGAAAATTCTGAAATAAATGTCACTCTTATAAAAAAATAA